From one Odontesthes bonariensis isolate fOdoBon6 chromosome 14, fOdoBon6.hap1, whole genome shotgun sequence genomic stretch:
- the LOC142399508 gene encoding meprin A subunit beta-like, with protein MKRGGKKNDQQEEPDDGTKGAVDQGAMAASNQGEKLDELADLVKSFIDSQVARDQQRDKDFSRQEQRWKSMHHQFQQIQVQVNERRSDIRREQTLSEWGEEQDQGHEVDDPDEGTSRTDFRSRAEPPVRREPKLLPLSPEDDIEHFLTTFEKLAQVCRWPKEEWAVRLVPLLTGKARSAYVLMDFADTENYDIVKAAILTKYEITAETYRRRFRSLEIFQGETPKELYVRLKDLFSKWVKPEKSTVKEISEMIILEQFLRMMHPDLEVWIREHDPPTAEKAAQLAEVFTSARRGTRRATFGRENNFAHRNKPTVDERSYGQTQSRVFPSGRRFTSSDTNKLNPPKSTSFRPPKPDVLKCIRDAGLTINPQKCAVAQKLVEYLGYVIGFGKIKPQVGKVEAIQSFPVPTTKKKVKSFLGLVGCVFCLLSVKIQYLPSVYLERDSRTWKEEYLQVCLFFNCYVFFVATAKISEYDIDGGRDLDIFDINEEAGLNLVEGDIVLDEKQTRNSIIGDEYRWPTTIPYYMEDDLEINAKGVILKAFEQYRLKSCIDFKPWSGEENYISIFKGSGCFSSVGNRRVGKQRLSIGANCDRIATIEHEFLHALGFWHEQSRSDRDDYVQIMWDRISEGKGHNFNTYDDTTSSSLGVPYDYGSMMHYSKNAFRNGTEPTIVTNIPAFSDVIGQRMEFSDSDLLKLHRLYNCTQGSTFLDSCDFERENICGMIQGQEDKVDWVRVAKAAGGPDTDYSNTGKCTGEGYFMHFNTGTANNGDTAVLESRVLYPKRGYQCLQFFYYNSAGPTDTLKIYVREYDKANPNGTLRFIKTIDGSPQELWQLHHVSLDVKTKFRIVFQGAKEGSGPSAGGLSLDDINISETTCPEFIWRVKNFSHVMENTPTNTSIFSPPFTSKEGYTFQMELYPNGKPNYSGELSAYARLVAREGDTGQKWPCPWKQITMMLMDQHPHIQKRMSNQRSVTTDPNMTLTDSDSFFWDDPRKIGVEVTDTDGSKYFRGPPAGTPVYLSHLRAKSRDFIKAGDAIFLLTMEDVSHLTMTQPLPSTTAQPATKDPADLCLNVNCQNGGVCIVDEGQAACRCEVGDDWWYYGNSCQYKGSVMDKTILALASSLSVFGVMLVITIVSAICVKKKYKKHAHDRSVTLGNLNAM; from the exons AtgaagagaggaggaaaaaagaatGACCAACAGGAGGAGCCTGATGATGGCACAAAGGGAGCAGTGGACCAGGGCGCCATGGCAGCCAGCAACCAAGGGGAAAAGCTGGATGAGCTGGCAGACCTGGTCAAATCTTTCATCGACTCTCAAGTAGCCAgagaccagcagagagacaaagatTTCTCTCGACAAGAACAAAGATGGAAGAGCATGCATCATCAATTTCAGCAGATACAGGTACAAGTGAATGAAAGGAGAAGCGATATCAGACGGGAGCAGACATTGTCAGAGTGGGGAGAGGAGCAAGATCAAGGTCATGAAGTTGATGACCCAGACGAGGGGACGAGTCGGACGGACTTCAGATCTCGGGCCGAACCCCCAGTCCGTAGAGAGCCAAAGCTGCTTCCACTGTCTCCAGAGGATGATATTGAACATTTTTTGACGACTTTTGAAAAACTGGCCCAAGTCTGCCGTTGGCCAAAAGAGGAGTGGGCTGTTCGTCTTGTCCCTCTGTTGACAGGTAAGGCACGTAGTGCTTATGTGCTCATGGACTTTGCAGACACTGAAAACTATGACATCGTGAAGGCAGCAATTCTGACCAAATATGAAATCACAGCAGAGACTTACCGCAGAAGATTTCGGTCTTTGGAAATTTTTCAAGGAGAGACTCCAAAAGAGCTATATGTTCGCCTGAAAGACTTGTTCTCCAAGTGGGTTAAACCTGAAAAGTCCACAGTGAAAGAGATTTCAGAAATGATCATTCTTGAGCAGTTCTTGAGGATGATGCACCCTGATCTGGAAGTCTGGATCCGTGAACATGATCCTCCTACTGCAGAGAAAGCAGCTCAGCTGGCAGAAGTTTTTACATCGGCTAGAAGAGGGACTAGACGTGCCACGTTTGGTCGAGAAAACAACTTTGCCCATAGAAATAAGCCCACTGTAGATGAGCGGAGTTATGGTCAGACTCAGAGTAGAGTGTTTCCAAGTGGTAGGCGGTTCACCTCTAGCGACACTAACAAGTTAAATCCTCCTAAAAGCACTTCCTTTAGACCTCCCAAACCAGAT GTCCTGAAATGTATCAGAGATGCAGGGCTGACTATCAATCCACAGAAATGTGCTGTCGCCCAGAAATTGGTTGAATATCTGGGATATGTGATTGGGTTCGGTAAGATCAAGCCTCAAGTGGGGAAAGTGGAGGCCATTCAGTCTTTTCCTGTCCCTACAACTAAGAAGAAGGTGAAGAGTTTTCTGGGCCTGGTGGGGTG TGTTTTCTGCCTCCTGAGTGTGAAAATTCAGTACCTGCCATCTGTGTACTTGGAGAGGGATTCTAGGACATGGAAAGAAGAATACCTACAGGTGTGCTTGTTCTTCAACTGTTATGTCTTCTTTGTG GCCACTGCAAAGATATCGG AGTATGATATAGACGGTGGACGGGACCTTGACATTTTTGACATCAACGAAG AGGCAGGGTTGAATCTCGTGGAGGGGGACATTGTGCTTGATGAG AAGCAAACTCGGAATTCCATTATAGGAGATGAGTACAGGTGGCCAACAACCATCCCATACTACATGGAAGATGACTTGG AGATCAATGCAAAAGGTGTGATTCTAAAGGCCTTTGAACAGTATCGTCTCAAGTCCTGCATCGACTTCAAGCCATGGAGCGGGGAAGAAAACTACATTTCTATCTTTAAAGGGAGCGG TTGTTTCTCCTCTGTTGGAAATCGGCGAGTTGGGAAGCAGAGATTGTCAATAGGAGCAAACTGTGATCGCATCGCCACCATCGAGCATGAGTTCCTTCATGCTCTGGGTTTCTGGCATGAGCAGTCCAGATCTGACCGCGATGATTATGTCCAAATCATGTGGGACCGCATCTCAGAAG GTAAAGGACACAACTTTAATACCTACGATGACACAACGTCCAGCTCTTTGGGCGTACCCTATGACTACGGCTCCATGATGCACTACAGTAAAAACGCCTTCCGCAATGGCACTGAGCCCACCATCGTCACTAACATCCCTGCTTTCAGCGATGTCATCGGCCAGCGTATGGAGTTCAGTGACAGTGATCTGCTTAAGCTGCATCGCCTTTATAACTGCA CTCAGGGCTCCACCTTCCTGGACTCTTGTGACTTTGAacgtgagaacatctgtgggatGATCCAAGGACAGGAGGATAAGGTCGACTGGGTCAGGGTTGCTAAAGCTGCTGGGGGGCCGGACACAGACTACTCCAACACGGGCAAATGCACTG GCGAAGGTTACTTCATGCATTTCAACACTGGGACAGCCAACAATGGAGATACAGCTGTGCTGGAGAGCAGGGTCCTCTACCCCAAAAGAGGTTACCAATGTCTGCAGTTCTTCTACTACAACAGTGCAGGTCCCACGGACACACTGAAGATCTACGTCAGAGAGTATGACAAAGCCAACCCCAATGGAACTTTACGCTTTATAAAGACTATAGATG GATCCCCTCAGGAGCTGTGGCAGCTGCATCATGTGAGTCTAGATGTCAAAACAAAGTTCCGCATAGTCTTTCAGGGGGCCAAGGAGGGCTCTGGGCCTTCAGCAGGGGGACTGTCCCTAGATGACATCAACATCTCTGAGACTACGTGCCCTGAGTTTATATGGAGAGTGAAAAACTTCAGTCATGTCATGGAAAACACCCCAACAAACACGTCCATCTTTAGCCCTCCATTCACCTCTAAAGAGGGTTATACCTTCCAAATGGAGCTTTACCCCAACGGTAAACCAAACTACTCTGGCGAGCTGTCTGCTTATGCTCGTCTGGTGGCTCGTGAAGGAGACACAGGACAGAAATGGCCATGTCCTTGGAAACAAATAACCATGATGCTAATGGACCAGCACCCACACATCCAAAAGCGCATGTCCAATCAGCGAAGTGTCACCACTGACCCCAACATGACGTTAACAG ActctgacagttttttttgggATGATCCTCGCAAGATTGGTGTCGAGGTCACAGATACTGATGGATCCAAGTATTTCCGCGGGCCACCCGCTGGTACTCCGGTGTATCTCTCCCATCTGAGAGCCAAAAGCAGGGATTTTATTAAGGCAGGAGATGCCATCTTTCTCCTCACCATGGAGG ATGTGTCCCACCTGACGATGACCCAACCTCTGCCTTCCACAACTGCACAACCAGCTACCAAAGACCCTGCTGATCTCTGCCTCAACGTGAACTGTCAGAATGGTGGGGTCTGCATTGTGGACGAAGGCCAAGCTGCTTGCAG GTGTGAGGTGGGTGATGACTGGTGGTACTATGGGAACAGCTGTCAGTACAAGGGGTCTGTCATGGATAAAACCATTCTTGCACTTGCTTCTTCTCTGTCTGTATTTGGAGTAATGTTGGTGATCACAATAGTCAGTGCCATCTGTGTGAAGAAGAAGTATAAGAAGCACGCCCATGATCGCAGTGTCACCCTGGGAAACTTGAATGCTATGTGA